A stretch of Campylobacter gracilis DNA encodes these proteins:
- a CDS encoding RidA family protein produces the protein MKEIYPSDFAPKKAHYAPGILDDDGTLYVSGQLSVDPRTGAAPEGLAAQTAQALGNVAAVLAAAGADKSDVRMCRVYTPDVANWDVIDEQYALFFGAHKPARVVVPTTALHFGCLVEIEAVAKIKEKK, from the coding sequence ATGAAAGAAATTTACCCAAGCGATTTCGCGCCGAAAAAGGCGCATTATGCGCCGGGCATCCTAGATGACGACGGTACGCTCTACGTCTCGGGGCAGCTAAGCGTGGATCCGCGCACGGGAGCCGCTCCAGAGGGTCTTGCTGCGCAGACAGCGCAGGCTTTAGGCAACGTCGCGGCAGTGCTCGCCGCCGCGGGCGCGGATAAAAGCGACGTGCGGATGTGCCGCGTCTATACGCCTGACGTCGCGAACTGGGACGTGATCGACGAGCAGTATGCGCTGTTTTTCGGCGCGCACAAGCCCGCCCGCGTCGTGGTACCGACCACGGCTCTACACTTCGGCTGTCTCGTAGAGATCGAGGCCGTCGCAAAAATCAAAGAGAAAAAATAG
- a CDS encoding threonine synthase — protein sequence MSDFICTGCGKHAPIDTLSYKCDCGGLYKLNSDAPKFNPALVDQSEFSIFRYRRFMGIDTAKFREISMGEGLTTSVKFGENLYLKLDYAMPTLSFKDRGAAVLVLHAKNIGVKKVLQDSSGNAGNAVAAYCARAGIECEIYVPKGTSPKKIDMIKSHGAHVTVFDGSRDETADACRKKAAQEQIYYANHVYNPIFYEGTKSYIYEIYEQLGRVPRNIFIPVGNGTLLLGAQAALGELYEGGLIEALPKIFIVQGERCAPLFDAKGAAREIEPQPTLAEGIAIARPMRAREILGSSYAGEREVILASEGDILPARAALARGGFYVEHTTAATYAAYLRYKESHDLQGDSIIPLCGAGLKSDH from the coding sequence ATGAGCGATTTCATCTGCACTGGTTGCGGCAAGCACGCGCCCATCGATACTTTGAGCTATAAATGCGACTGCGGCGGGCTGTATAAGCTAAACTCCGACGCGCCTAAATTTAACCCCGCGCTCGTAGATCAAAGCGAGTTTAGCATCTTTAGATACCGAAGATTTATGGGCATCGACACGGCTAAATTTAGAGAAATTTCGATGGGCGAGGGGCTTACGACGAGCGTGAAATTTGGCGAAAATCTCTATCTTAAGCTCGATTACGCGATGCCTACGCTTTCATTCAAAGATCGTGGCGCGGCGGTTTTGGTGCTGCATGCCAAAAATATCGGCGTAAAAAAGGTGCTGCAAGACTCCAGCGGCAACGCGGGCAATGCCGTGGCGGCGTACTGCGCTCGCGCGGGCATCGAGTGTGAAATTTACGTCCCGAAGGGTACGTCGCCTAAAAAGATCGATATGATCAAAAGCCACGGCGCGCATGTCACGGTGTTTGACGGCAGCCGCGATGAAACGGCGGATGCGTGCCGCAAAAAGGCTGCGCAGGAGCAGATATATTACGCCAACCATGTTTATAATCCGATCTTTTACGAGGGCACGAAGAGCTACATTTATGAGATCTACGAGCAGCTGGGTAGGGTGCCGCGCAATATCTTCATCCCCGTGGGCAACGGCACGCTGCTGCTGGGCGCTCAAGCGGCGCTAGGCGAGCTATATGAGGGCGGTCTTATCGAGGCGCTACCGAAAATTTTCATCGTTCAGGGCGAGCGTTGCGCTCCGCTTTTTGACGCCAAAGGTGCGGCGCGCGAGATAGAGCCGCAGCCGACGCTAGCGGAGGGCATCGCGATTGCAAGACCGATGCGCGCGCGTGAAATTCTCGGCTCTAGCTACGCGGGCGAGCGCGAGGTGATCTTGGCGAGCGAGGGCGATATACTGCCTGCCAGAGCGGCGCTTGCGCGCGGCGGATTTTACGTCGAGCACACGACCGCGGCTACCTACGCGGCGTATCTGCGCTACAAAGAAAGCCATGATCTGCAAGGAGATAGCATCATCCCGCTTTGCGGCGCGGGGCTGAAGAGCGATCATTAA
- a CDS encoding GrpB family protein, whose product MSNKLLSMSLQELWQLFPIRLVPHDPRWSEYFRQERKILRGLLRDPDEIEIHHIGSTAVSGIWAKPIVDILIECSDIAAAKRRLIDAGYLLMSESESRCSLNKGYTEAGFAERVFHVHLRNFGDTDEIFFRDFLRANADIAEQYEALKLELCKRYEFDRDAYTAAKSEFVLKFTRIAKENSK is encoded by the coding sequence ATGAGCAATAAACTCCTTTCGATGAGCCTGCAGGAGCTGTGGCAGCTCTTTCCGATACGTCTCGTGCCGCACGATCCGCGCTGGAGCGAATACTTTAGGCAGGAGCGTAAAATTTTGCGTGGGCTGCTGCGAGACCCCGACGAGATCGAGATCCACCATATCGGCAGCACCGCAGTAAGCGGGATCTGGGCGAAGCCGATCGTAGATATTTTGATCGAGTGCTCGGATATCGCCGCCGCCAAACGGCGCCTGATAGACGCGGGCTATCTGCTAATGAGCGAAAGCGAGAGCCGCTGCAGCCTAAATAAGGGCTACACCGAGGCGGGATTTGCCGAGCGCGTTTTTCACGTGCATCTGCGAAATTTTGGCGATACAGATGAGATATTTTTTAGAGATTTTTTGCGGGCGAATGCGGATATCGCCGAGCAGTACGAGGCGCTTAAATTAGAGCTTTGCAAGCGCTATGAGTTCGACCGCGACGCCTACACTGCGGCGAAAAGCGAATTTGTGCTTAAATTTACGCGCATCGCTAAAGAAAATTCAAAATAA